A region of the Pseudoprevotella muciniphila genome:
TGGCGCTTTGAGGTGAAAGCCTATCCGCAACTCACGTCGAGCAGTTCGATGACACGTTTTCCAGGTCTTTACTACACACAAGAAGAGTGCCGCTACATCGACTCCATCGCTGCGCTCTATGGTGTAACTATCATCCCCGAGATTGATATGCCAGGCCATAGCGAAGCCTTCACGCGCGCTATGGGCTTCAACATGCAGACCGATCAAGGTGTGGCAGTGCTAAAAACTGTGCTTACCGAAGCCTGCGAAGTATTCAAAAATGCGCCTTATATCCACATCGGCGGCGATGAAGTAACAATCACCTATTCCAACTTCCTGAGCACAATGGCACAGGTCATTCACAATAAGGGCAAGAAAGTGATTTGCTGGAACCGCCTCGTGAGCGGTGCGCCAAGTTCGTCCTACTGCGACATGACACAGATGTGGGCCTCGTCAGGAAGGGCTGTTTCAGGAATTCCAAACATCGACTGCCGATACAACTACACCAACCACTTCGACGTGTTCGCCGACCTCGTGGGTATGTTCAAGAGCAACATCTACTATCAGCAGCGCGGCACTACAGAAGCAGCAGGTTTCATCAGTGCCCCCTGGAACGACCGCAAGACACCTACACAGGACGACATCATCGCACAGAACAACGTATATGCCGTAACAATAGCCACAGGTTGGCGCGCTTGGCGCGGCGGTGGTAAGCAATACGTGGAAAAGGGCGGCACCACACTGCCAAACAGCGGAGAAGAATACGAAGAATTCAAGGACTTCGAGAACCGCTTCCTCTTCCACAAGGCCCATTCGCTCAGCACATGCCCCATTCCTTACGTCAAGCAGACCAATGTGCGATGGCGCATCACCGATCCATTCCCCAATGGCGGCAGTGCATCGGCAAAGTTCCCGCCCGAGACCGACCAAAGCGACATCCTCCCCGAGTCGTTCAGCTATCAGGGCACGACCTACAACTCTGCCATGGCAACCGGTGCAGGCATCTACCTGAACCACACATGGGGCAACAACACAGTGCCCACATTCTACGGCAACACTGTGCCTTCAACCAATCAGACGGCATACGCCTGGACTTACGTATACTCGCCCGAGGCGCAACAGGTAGGCGCACAAATCGAATTCTACAACTACGGACGCTCCGAAACCGACCGCGCACCCGAAGCAGGTAAGTGGGACCGCTACGGGTCAGACATCTGGCTCAACGGCACACGCATAGCACCTCCAGTTTGGAACAATACCGGTGTGAACATCGGCAGGGAAGTAGACCTGAAGAACGAAAATTTCCCCGCACGCAGTCCCATCCTCGTCAACCTGAACCAAGGGTGGAACAAAGTGCTTATCAAACTGCCCTACAACCCCGACGGCACACAACGACTGAAGAAATGGCTATTCACATTCGTGCTGACCGACCCCACAGGAACGACTGCCATAGACGGACTGACCTATTCGCCGGAAAAATATCCGGAAGAGACGGCGCAAATCCTTGCGGCAGCAGTGGCTGATGCCAAGAGCACACGCAACAGCATTGTAGGCGTCGATCCCGGTTTCTATCCCGCTGAAGCAGCAGCGGCGCTCGATGCAGTGATTGCAGAAGTGGAAGCCACTCTTACACAACAACTCGGCGAAGAAACGCGTGCCCAGCAAATCGCCCAAATGAATGCTGCTGTGGAAGCCTTCGTGGCTTCCTATAAGAACTATCAACAGATTATACAGCCGAAGGCATCTAACAGAGATACGATATACTATTATTACCTGCGCACTCCCCAACGTGGAAACCGCTATGCCACATCACAAGGTACCGGCAATGCCATGGTGGGTAACACGAGTGCATCCGACGCTTCGAAATGGTACTTCATGCGTCGCTCAGACGGCACGTATGACATCGTCAACAACGACGGATCATACGTTTCTCCGAACAGCAGCAATAACACCGCACTGACCACAACAAGCACCCAACCATCAAGCGGATGGACACTTCAACCAACCGGCGAAACCGGATTTGTCATCATTACCAATGGCACGGCAGAGTTCAATCAAACAAACAACTCCGGTCTCGGCTATAATATTTACAACTGGGGCAATGGTACGAACACAACAGACACGGGCTGTAAATACCGCGTGGAACTTGTCGATATCGTTACCACAGGAACCAACTATGAGGGGGTTGTTACCATTGATCCTTCCAAACTATATTATATTCACAACAGTTATTCAGGTTGGGGCAACAGAACTTACTTGTATGCCAACAATGGTGTAGTTTCGCCAGGAACGAAGGTGGCAGAAAACCGCAACTATCTCTGGCGATTGGTTTATGATCCGGATAGCGCAAAGGTTCAGGTGGTCAACGTAGGAACCAACCAAAAGATTTACATTGACAACAATGCGGCAGACCAAAACCTCAAGTTAGGCAACAACGAATACAAATGGTTATTTATTGAAGGCGATGGCGGCGTGATGATTAACACCACTGACCGTTCATATAGTTGGTACTCCAACCCAACTGCTTGGGCAAACAATATCATTACTAAAGCCCATTGGGGATATGGCTGGATATTCGAGCCAGTAGACAACTATGCCGATACTGTCTCAACGAACCTTGCCGGATATTTCACAATACCTACAAACGGATACGTTGGCACACTGTCATACGCAGACAGCCTTTCGCTCAAAGCCACATACGATGAATATGCAGTGGCATGTACCCCCGCACAGTATGCGAACCTCGCTGCTAACATCGATGATGCTACAATCAAGATTGAGAGCGGTAAGCCATACCGCCTGCTGAATGCCAACTACAACAACCACTGGATGGCGCTCAATATGGCAAACGACGGCAGCAGCACCGGTTCAATCATCAACACTACCGACCCAACAGGCAACTTAAGCACCATTCTCATATTTACGGACAACGGGGACGACACTTGGACTGTAACGATGGACGGACTCTATCTGACACCAGTACAAAAGATGTCGGGTAAGAACCAAGGTACAAGAGAAACCCTCTCGGCAAACGCTGCCGATGCAGCACCGATTGTGGTCGAAACCTATTCACCTGCCGTTTTCACCCTTTGCACACAGACCAACGTTGACGACAAGGGATACCTGCACGACAACAATTATTCACAGGTTGTAGGTTGGAACGGAACAGCCGGAGCATCCCATTGGTACATTGTTCCCGCTAACAGCATTAAAATTGGCATGAACGTGGTGAATGGCGCATCGTATGGCACACTCTACGTGCCTTTCAGTGTAACGCTGAATCAGGAAGATGTCGAAAACCATCTCGTCAACTTCTACAAAGTGACGCAACTCAACACAAGCAATATCGTAGCACGAAGAATTGACAACAACGTCATTCCTGCAGCCACACCTGTCATCTTGAGAGATGTGAATGCTTCCACGACCCTCACCCTCGGTGTAGGCGGTGAAGGATCACCTCTTTCTGACAATTGCCTCTTGGGAACATACGTCAACAAGACCATTACCGATGCTGCAAATACCTACGTACTGACTTCGCTTGACGGCGGTAAAACATTGTCTTTCGGTCGCTGTAGCACAGCATACATTCCTGCCAACAAAGCCTACTACATTTATAGTGGGACAGGCACTCCGAAGTTTGGTTTCGACGAAGGCGATGGAAGCATCACGTGGATTGATGCTCTGAGATTGGAGGGCATTAACTCTGATAGCGACATCATCTATGATCTCCAAGGGCGCAAGGTCAACAGCAAACGTGCAACTGTTGGCATCTATATAGTCAATGGCAAGAAAGTACTCGTAAAATAATCTTCCAAGATTACACACGAATCAAGAAGCCCGCGGCAATTTTCCGCGGGTTTCTGTCATGTATGCCCCTGAACGTTGTTTGAAATATACCCATGTATTTTGGGCTTAACGTCAGAATATGTTATCTTTGCAATTTAAATATACAACATTGCTATTTAACCATGAAAAGACTACTTCTTCTTATTAGTTTTCTATGCGGTTTTATGACCGCTGGTGCAAAGGTGAGTCATTTGCTGCCCATGCCCCAAAAGATTACAACTAACGAGTCTGCCTCTCCTTTCCAATTAGGCAGAGCGGTAAGCATTACCGATGCCAACAACACTTGGCTGCTCAAGCAGGTGTTTCTCGACAACGGCTGTACCATCAGCAACAGTGCTTCTGCCAAGGTGGAGGTAGTCATGATGCGCTCGCTCGGCACGTTCAACCACAATGTAGCCGAATTCCCCGATGAGGGCTACAAACTGAGTGTGTCGGAAAACAACATACAAATTCAGGCCACGACCAAGGTGGGCGTTATCCGTGCTGCACAGACCCTGCAACAACTGGCAGAGGGCTATGATGGCACAGCCGCCATCGAAGCCGTGGAAATCACCGACTATCCTGCCTTCAAAGTACGCGGATGGATGCACGACGTGGGACGATCTTTCGTTACCATTGATGAGATAGAGAAAGAAATCCGTCTGATGTCGCGTTTCAAAATCAACGTGTTCCACTGGCACTTCACAGAGAATCAAGCCTGGCGCTTTGAGGTGAAAGCTTATCCGCAACTCACGTCGAGCAGTTCGATGGCGCGATTTGCAGGAAAATACTACACACAGGAACAGTGCCGCTACATCGACTCCATCGCGGCGCTCTATGGCGTAACAATCATTCCTGAAATCGACATGCCGGGCCACAGCGAAGCCTTCACCCGCGCCATGGGTTTCAGCATGCAGACCGACCAGGGAGTGGCTGTACTGAAAACCGTGCTTGAAGAGGCATGCGGCGTATTCAAGAATGCTCCTTACATCCACATCGGTGGCGATGAAGTGCAGATAACTTATTCGAACTTCCTGAGCATAATGTCACAGGTAATCAAAAACAAGGGAAAGAAAGTCATCTGCTGGAACCGCCTCTTGAGCGGACCGCCGAGTTCGTCCTACTGCGACATGACACAGATGTGGGCATCATCGGGTTCGGCAATATCGGGCATACCTAACATCGACTGCCGCTACAACTACACCAACCACTTCGACGTGTTCGCCGACCTCGTGGG
Encoded here:
- a CDS encoding family 20 glycosylhydrolase, whose protein sequence is MKRLLIFIGILCGCMTAGAKVIHLLPIPQEITTNESASPFQLGRAVSITDTNNTWLLKQVFLDNGCTISNSASANVEVVMMQSLGTFNHNVAEFPDEGYKLSVSENNIQIQATTKVGVIRAAQTLQQLAEGYEGTAAIEAVEITDYPAFKVRGWMHDVGRSFVSVDEIEKEIRLMSRFKINVFHWHFTENQAWRFEVKAYPQLTSSSSMTRFPGLYYTQEECRYIDSIAALYGVTIIPEIDMPGHSEAFTRAMGFNMQTDQGVAVLKTVLTEACEVFKNAPYIHIGGDEVTITYSNFLSTMAQVIHNKGKKVICWNRLVSGAPSSSYCDMTQMWASSGRAVSGIPNIDCRYNYTNHFDVFADLVGMFKSNIYYQQRGTTEAAGFISAPWNDRKTPTQDDIIAQNNVYAVTIATGWRAWRGGGKQYVEKGGTTLPNSGEEYEEFKDFENRFLFHKAHSLSTCPIPYVKQTNVRWRITDPFPNGGSASAKFPPETDQSDILPESFSYQGTTYNSAMATGAGIYLNHTWGNNTVPTFYGNTVPSTNQTAYAWTYVYSPEAQQVGAQIEFYNYGRSETDRAPEAGKWDRYGSDIWLNGTRIAPPVWNNTGVNIGREVDLKNENFPARSPILVNLNQGWNKVLIKLPYNPDGTQRLKKWLFTFVLTDPTGTTAIDGLTYSPEKYPEETAQILAAAVADAKSTRNSIVGVDPGFYPAEAAAALDAVIAEVEATLTQQLGEETRAQQIAQMNAAVEAFVASYKNYQQIIQPKASNRDTIYYYYLRTPQRGNRYATSQGTGNAMVGNTSASDASKWYFMRRSDGTYDIVNNDGSYVSPNSSNNTALTTTSTQPSSGWTLQPTGETGFVIITNGTAEFNQTNNSGLGYNIYNWGNGTNTTDTGCKYRVELVDIVTTGTNYEGVVTIDPSKLYYIHNSYSGWGNRTYLYANNGVVSPGTKVAENRNYLWRLVYDPDSAKVQVVNVGTNQKIYIDNNAADQNLKLGNNEYKWLFIEGDGGVMINTTDRSYSWYSNPTAWANNIITKAHWGYGWIFEPVDNYADTVSTNLAGYFTIPTNGYVGTLSYADSLSLKATYDEYAVACTPAQYANLAANIDDATIKIESGKPYRLLNANYNNHWMALNMANDGSSTGSIINTTDPTGNLSTILIFTDNGDDTWTVTMDGLYLTPVQKMSGKNQGTRETLSANAADAAPIVVETYSPAVFTLCTQTNVDDKGYLHDNNYSQVVGWNGTAGASHWYIVPANSIKIGMNVVNGASYGTLYVPFSVTLNQEDVENHLVNFYKVTQLNTSNIVARRIDNNVIPAATPVILRDVNASTTLTLGVGGEGSPLSDNCLLGTYVNKTITDAANTYVLTSLDGGKTLSFGRCSTAYIPANKAYYIYSGTGTPKFGFDEGDGSITWIDALRLEGINSDSDIIYDLQGRKVNSKRATVGIYIVNGKKVLVK